The following proteins are encoded in a genomic region of Planococcus lenghuensis:
- a CDS encoding ArsR/SmtB family transcription factor has translation MNGSQLLQTLEALSNPYRLKIIAILHAERQYVSQLSRELGISRPLLYLHLQKLEEAGLINGYHEVSDTGKSMKYYELEPFDLQLTGEVIEKHRDSLPAKRKE, from the coding sequence ATGAATGGAAGTCAGTTACTGCAGACGCTGGAGGCTTTATCAAATCCGTACCGGCTGAAGATCATCGCCATTCTTCACGCCGAACGGCAGTATGTCAGCCAGCTTTCCCGTGAGCTTGGCATCAGCCGTCCACTCCTTTACTTGCATCTGCAGAAATTGGAGGAAGCTGGACTGATCAATGGGTACCATGAAGTCTCCGATACAGGGAAATCGATGAAGTACTATGAACTTGAACCGTTCGATCTCCAGTTGACTGGAGAAGTGATTGAAAAACACAGGGACAGCCTCCCTGCTAAGCGAAAGGAGTAA
- a CDS encoding DMT family transporter translates to MDIRIILAYGLAIILWGSAFPGIRVALESYNPYHLALLRMVTAALILLIFAVAVKMKLPDKKDIPIILLLGFLGFSIYHTFLSIGEKTVNAGAASLLIMTVPLMSALLATIFLREKFGVFGWIGSLVAFVGVALISIETGGQFSIEWGAVIILLGALGESCYFVFQSSYLRKYGFLPFTVYTIFAGTLFMLPFSGGLWSAVTQASMESTLTVIYLGIFPTVIPYFAVAYATARQGASEATSFLYLVPAAAIFISWIWLDEVPALLSIAGGALALVGVSLTKLRTAPGRENSLSN, encoded by the coding sequence ATGGATATTCGAATCATTCTTGCCTACGGGCTGGCAATCATCTTATGGGGATCGGCATTTCCGGGAATCCGGGTAGCCCTGGAATCCTATAATCCGTATCACTTGGCGCTTCTTCGCATGGTAACAGCGGCATTGATCCTGCTGATTTTCGCTGTTGCCGTCAAAATGAAACTGCCGGATAAAAAGGATATCCCAATCATTTTGCTGCTCGGCTTCCTCGGGTTCTCAATCTATCATACGTTCTTAAGCATCGGGGAAAAGACTGTCAATGCCGGGGCGGCAAGCTTGCTGATCATGACAGTGCCGCTGATGTCCGCACTGCTCGCCACTATTTTCTTGCGGGAGAAGTTTGGTGTGTTTGGTTGGATCGGGTCGCTTGTCGCATTTGTGGGCGTTGCCTTGATATCCATCGAAACCGGCGGCCAATTCAGCATTGAATGGGGAGCAGTCATCATCCTCCTCGGCGCGCTCGGGGAGAGCTGTTATTTTGTGTTTCAATCATCTTACTTACGGAAGTACGGCTTTTTGCCGTTTACAGTTTATACGATTTTTGCTGGCACGCTGTTCATGCTGCCGTTCAGCGGCGGCCTTTGGTCAGCAGTCACGCAGGCATCGATGGAAAGTACATTGACTGTTATTTACTTGGGTATTTTCCCGACGGTGATTCCATATTTCGCCGTTGCGTATGCGACCGCGAGACAAGGAGCTTCGGAAGCAACAAGCTTTTTATATTTGGTGCCGGCTGCCGCTATTTTCATTTCATGGATTTGGCTGGATGAAGTTCCGGCGCTGCTGTCAATTGCTGGTGGTGCGCTGGCACTGGTCGGTGTTTCCCTCACGAAACTGCGCACAGCTCCCGGGCGGGAAAATTCCCTGTCCAATTGA
- a CDS encoding PAS domain S-box protein: MGKWGVNVIDISSDGNISNEEREDMYRQIVEYSFETTVIHADQQVLYINQAGADFIGASKEELIGSNVIEIFPVEEREHIIKRAERVAESNQAGELIETVIFKADGSLAEVELYCHPAMFGDKPAIQSIMRDVSGRKEAERNLRRAKMEVATPIVPVSEGISVVPLVGTIDADRAGQLLELIPKKVQGQQLRYLILDFSGIHSIDATVIDFMYNINSTLKLLGISPVCTGLRPELARKAIETCRSITGLWTMATVKQALNRLAD, translated from the coding sequence TTGGGGAAGTGGGGTGTTAATGTGATCGATATTTCATCAGATGGAAACATCTCAAACGAAGAAAGAGAAGATATGTACAGGCAGATTGTTGAGTATTCTTTCGAGACGACAGTCATCCACGCAGACCAGCAGGTGCTCTACATCAATCAGGCGGGTGCTGATTTCATAGGTGCTTCAAAAGAAGAATTAATCGGCTCGAACGTCATCGAAATATTTCCTGTAGAGGAACGAGAGCACATCATCAAGCGGGCAGAACGGGTCGCTGAAAGCAACCAGGCCGGTGAATTGATTGAAACAGTTATCTTTAAAGCTGACGGATCGCTTGCTGAAGTGGAGTTGTATTGCCATCCGGCTATGTTTGGTGATAAGCCGGCCATTCAGTCAATCATGCGGGATGTTTCCGGCCGGAAAGAAGCTGAACGGAACCTTCGGAGAGCAAAAATGGAAGTGGCAACGCCAATTGTTCCTGTGTCTGAAGGAATCTCTGTTGTCCCACTCGTCGGCACAATCGATGCTGACAGAGCCGGACAGCTGCTGGAACTGATCCCTAAAAAAGTGCAGGGGCAGCAATTACGGTATCTTATATTAGACTTTTCAGGCATTCACAGCATTGATGCGACCGTCATCGATTTCATGTACAATATCAATTCAACGCTGAAGTTGCTCGGGATTTCACCGGTATGTACGGGGTTGAGACCGGAACTGGCACGCAAAGCGATTGAGACATGCCGTTCAATCACCGGACTTTGGACAATGGCTACTGTCAAGCAGGCGTTGAACCGATTGGCCGATTGA
- a CDS encoding NUDIX hydrolase: MISTFVQWGEATVKLTWVPGAEVPDAGLVTSVHGMCMQGEELLLVNLDHRGWDIPGGRIEGREDPETCFKREAMEEGYVSGQCRLLGMSLLIIRIIPHGQRKTHIPKSGIRFITK; the protein is encoded by the coding sequence GTGATAAGCACTTTCGTGCAATGGGGAGAAGCGACCGTGAAATTGACCTGGGTGCCGGGAGCAGAAGTTCCGGACGCCGGACTGGTCACCAGCGTGCACGGGATGTGTATGCAAGGCGAGGAACTATTGCTTGTCAACTTGGATCACCGCGGATGGGACATTCCAGGAGGCCGGATTGAAGGAAGGGAAGACCCGGAAACTTGTTTTAAGCGGGAAGCCATGGAAGAGGGTTATGTTTCAGGGCAGTGCCGATTGTTGGGTATGTCGTTGTTGATCATACGGATAATCCCTCATGGACAGAGGAAAACGCATATCCCAAAATCGGGTATCAGGTTTATTACAAAATGA
- a CDS encoding AAA family ATPase, with product MTGQARKIHIIGSVGSGKTTLARKLSEQLGILHIELDNVVWKRGPNGDIRRTIVERDSVLHKILETEDWIIEGAHFGWVAASFEQADLIILLDTNWRVRTYRIIRRFCLQRFGSEQANYKPTFHMLRKMFRWSADFDRQHRTEILNSLHQYGDKVIVAATDRDIRSISG from the coding sequence ATGACCGGCCAAGCTAGAAAGATCCATATCATAGGTTCTGTCGGCAGCGGAAAAACGACATTGGCGCGGAAATTATCAGAGCAGCTCGGCATCCTGCACATTGAACTCGATAATGTTGTATGGAAACGTGGGCCCAATGGTGATATCCGCCGGACAATAGTGGAACGGGATTCCGTGCTGCACAAGATCTTGGAAACGGAGGACTGGATAATCGAAGGAGCGCATTTCGGCTGGGTGGCTGCCAGTTTTGAACAAGCTGATCTGATTATTCTGCTCGATACAAACTGGCGGGTGCGTACATACCGAATCATACGACGCTTTTGTCTGCAGCGATTCGGCAGCGAACAGGCGAATTACAAACCGACGTTTCACATGTTACGAAAGATGTTCCGGTGGAGTGCAGATTTTGACCGACAGCATCGAACCGAAATCCTGAACTCCCTTCATCAGTATGGAGATAAGGTAATCGTCGCAGCGACCGATAGGGATATCCGGAGCATCAGCGGGTAA
- a CDS encoding DUF402 domain-containing protein, with translation MLEKKFGDRNGWERIKRKETAKTYIETEEFVGYVTLFRALQVTEPLEFEYRGQVVRVLGDGYTWLQHFPEHERYSLTTMFDENGKVVQWYIDVCRRNGVENDRPFMEDLFLDIIVLPDGEVLQVDTADLEQALEDGVIGEDLYETSWNEMNRIYNLVENNEFKLLKEAKAHREHLLRQLS, from the coding sequence ATGCTGGAAAAGAAGTTTGGTGACCGCAATGGCTGGGAGCGCATCAAGCGTAAAGAAACAGCGAAGACCTATATCGAAACTGAAGAATTCGTCGGGTATGTCACATTGTTCCGGGCACTGCAGGTGACAGAACCGCTGGAATTCGAATACCGGGGGCAAGTCGTCCGGGTCCTTGGCGACGGATATACGTGGCTGCAGCATTTCCCGGAACACGAGCGGTATTCATTGACGACGATGTTCGATGAGAACGGGAAAGTCGTGCAATGGTATATCGATGTGTGCAGAAGGAATGGTGTGGAAAATGACCGGCCGTTTATGGAGGATTTATTCCTTGATATTATTGTGCTGCCGGATGGGGAAGTGCTTCAAGTGGATACGGCTGATCTCGAGCAGGCGCTAGAAGATGGCGTTATAGGCGAGGATCTTTATGAAACCTCCTGGAACGAAATGAACAGAATTTATAACTTGGTCGAAAACAACGAATTCAAGTTGCTGAAAGAAGCGAAAGCCCACCGGGAACATTTGCTCCGGCAGTTAAGCTGA
- a CDS encoding Nif3-like dinuclear metal center hexameric protein: MNISQFRDAMTKLFPEELLAEFEGDFGFLNTSNNNIATIGYATNISLEVIDQAAALSVDLIVTHHDAWDFIYGLREACVSRLKEHNISHFFIHGPLDFISFGTYAALMDVMGINRIEQHSVYEEEEFPGIGEFNEPVLFKDLVQKMRTELDEPVRAWRNNDRNVKRVGVLTGAGHATNHIQWALDHDCDTYITGEATLYSIQYAQYAGINLIAGSHTFTEIFGVKNLAEKTKDTHPELELIQLKESHFELNH, from the coding sequence ATGAATATCAGTCAATTTAGAGATGCCATGACAAAATTATTTCCGGAAGAATTGCTTGCGGAATTCGAAGGTGATTTCGGATTTCTCAATACCTCGAACAATAATATTGCAACCATCGGCTATGCGACCAATATTTCACTGGAAGTGATCGATCAGGCGGCCGCTCTCAGCGTCGACCTCATCGTTACCCACCACGACGCCTGGGATTTCATTTACGGCTTGCGGGAAGCTTGTGTAAGCAGATTGAAGGAACACAATATCAGCCATTTTTTTATCCACGGGCCGCTTGATTTCATCTCATTCGGAACCTATGCAGCGTTGATGGATGTGATGGGTATTAACCGCATTGAACAGCATTCTGTTTACGAAGAGGAGGAGTTTCCGGGGATTGGTGAATTCAATGAACCGGTTTTATTCAAAGACCTTGTACAGAAGATGAGAACAGAACTGGATGAACCGGTGAGAGCCTGGAGAAATAATGATCGGAATGTAAAGCGGGTCGGCGTGCTGACAGGGGCAGGCCATGCAACGAATCATATTCAATGGGCGCTTGATCATGACTGCGATACATACATAACGGGTGAAGCAACGCTCTATTCCATTCAATATGCCCAATATGCCGGCATCAATCTCATTGCGGGCAGCCATACGTTCACTGAAATTTTTGGGGTGAAGAATCTGGCAGAAAAAACGAAAGATACCCACCCTGAACTCGAACTGATTCAGTTAAAGGAATCTCATTTTGAATTAAATCACTGA
- a CDS encoding TIGR04104 family putative zinc finger protein encodes MPRCENCGRKWPWRDAFIKSWFLISGKACRYCGVKQYVTPSSRRRMGFLSIIPVAVLLLTESVIEVNLLDHFYIAAAVVVLIVAFLPFSMELTSEEQPLW; translated from the coding sequence ATGCCGAGGTGTGAGAACTGCGGCAGGAAATGGCCGTGGCGCGATGCTTTTATAAAATCCTGGTTTCTGATCAGTGGAAAGGCATGCCGGTATTGCGGCGTGAAGCAGTATGTTACACCATCCTCAAGACGCCGGATGGGATTTTTATCGATTATTCCGGTGGCTGTGCTGCTGCTGACAGAGTCGGTAATAGAAGTTAACCTATTAGACCATTTCTATATTGCAGCAGCAGTTGTCGTATTGATTGTTGCATTTCTGCCTTTTTCGATGGAATTGACAAGTGAAGAGCAGCCGTTATGGTGA
- a CDS encoding NUDIX hydrolase: protein MMRNRGAAVIIQNGQVVLIKRVREGITYYVFPGGGIEEGETPEQAAGREAFEELGVTVEVTELLTTMDHDGKQFFFTAGLLTGAIGKGTGEEFTDLERGRGTYEPMWVPIDQLSSLDLRPKRIGTLLLEKERNDDRPS, encoded by the coding sequence ATTATGAGAAATAGAGGAGCAGCCGTTATTATTCAAAACGGGCAAGTCGTTTTGATTAAACGGGTCAGGGAAGGCATTACGTATTATGTCTTTCCCGGCGGAGGAATCGAAGAAGGGGAAACGCCGGAACAGGCAGCAGGGCGGGAAGCGTTCGAAGAATTGGGTGTCACCGTTGAAGTGACGGAGCTGCTGACCACGATGGATCATGATGGAAAGCAATTCTTTTTTACGGCTGGCCTCCTGACAGGGGCAATCGGCAAGGGAACTGGCGAGGAATTCACAGACCTTGAAAGAGGAAGAGGGACGTATGAACCGATGTGGGTCCCGATTGATCAACTGTCTTCTTTGGATCTTCGACCGAAAAGAATTGGAACTCTGCTGCTGGAAAAGGAGAGAAATGATGACCGGCCAAGCTAG
- a CDS encoding VOC family protein, with amino-acid sequence MAIQAEQTFINMSVKNLDKSRTFFEQIGFEFNENFSDNNAACMIINSQTFVMLLGEEFFQTFTKKSVADSTKMTEVIIALSADSREAVDELVNKAFAAGASPSGDQMDHGFMYGWSFQDLDGHLWEVAYMEEPELPLE; translated from the coding sequence ATGGCAATCCAAGCGGAGCAGACATTCATCAATATGTCAGTGAAAAACCTGGATAAGTCCAGAACTTTTTTTGAACAGATCGGCTTCGAGTTCAATGAAAATTTTTCGGATAATAATGCAGCCTGCATGATCATTAATAGCCAGACATTTGTTATGCTGCTGGGTGAGGAGTTTTTTCAAACGTTCACCAAAAAGAGCGTAGCAGACAGCACGAAGATGACAGAAGTGATCATCGCCTTGTCGGCAGATAGCCGGGAAGCGGTGGATGAGTTGGTCAATAAGGCATTTGCGGCCGGTGCGTCGCCTTCAGGAGACCAGATGGATCATGGGTTCATGTACGGCTGGAGTTTTCAGGACCTCGATGGACACTTGTGGGAAGTAGCCTATATGGAAGAACCGGAATTGCCGCTTGAATAG
- a CDS encoding M6 family metalloprotease domain-containing protein: protein MIKVLSTTALVTALAGTAVFAGTAGTTDSAAGQQEAKPNLELAHYVGASPELAQKAKEFGVDVSKADPAEKIANHGAKFEQAGDNHVAYKEATGDVPVLVILAKYKDGDEPIGDLEGQVPAHYYEDLIFGTEYNPYEYGPFQKYAELNGQEAPTDSTMQNIYKESSNDRINLVRKENTEFVWVELPHGASYYLDQTGEHAENGTYVNGNANGDAHTGEFIRDLLKAADEQIDFSNYAVEGEVPSVFVVHEGTGAEFSRDPAQFWSHKWGLLSALYYGKYYETGFVAADKDRDGKVSDEEWVAWRTAVDSDLKYDGVTVNTYNIQPGIGGNVAGYDLVTDGYKDELKEGPFPAQPGVYAHEFGHALGLPDYYDTEYDSQGVGNYSMMAGGSWMRYPDAAPYSGNSPTAFDPFSKVFLGWAEPIEVTPEEGVQEITLPAINAATAENGIVKMEVPGSNGTEYFLFENIQQEGFNKGLIRQGADSEGLVAWHVDENILSLYQTEGMRINNVENYMNKRFQSNKTVIAPNGYEVDHYGLAVVQADGNYDLEKYVNRGDAGDFFNEGEDLTPVSGKAHTGSYYFWKGNGSTPADSGIHVTDITENEDGSISAKFFYDTNSSSNGKKQ from the coding sequence TTGATCAAAGTTTTATCGACAACAGCGTTAGTAACAGCATTAGCCGGAACTGCCGTATTCGCAGGAACAGCTGGGACAACTGATTCCGCAGCGGGGCAGCAGGAAGCAAAACCCAATTTAGAACTCGCTCATTATGTAGGAGCTTCTCCGGAACTTGCACAAAAAGCGAAAGAATTTGGTGTGGATGTATCCAAAGCAGATCCGGCTGAAAAAATCGCTAATCATGGTGCGAAGTTTGAACAGGCTGGCGATAACCACGTAGCTTATAAAGAAGCAACAGGCGATGTGCCGGTTCTTGTAATCTTGGCAAAATATAAAGATGGCGATGAACCAATAGGCGATCTGGAAGGACAAGTTCCAGCTCACTACTATGAGGATTTGATTTTTGGTACTGAATATAATCCGTATGAATATGGGCCATTCCAGAAATATGCAGAGCTAAATGGACAAGAAGCACCGACAGACAGCACGATGCAGAATATTTATAAAGAATCGAGTAATGATAGAATAAATCTTGTCCGCAAAGAAAATACGGAATTTGTGTGGGTAGAGCTTCCGCATGGTGCTTCTTACTATCTCGACCAGACAGGCGAGCATGCTGAAAACGGGACATACGTTAACGGCAACGCTAACGGAGATGCCCATACGGGTGAATTCATTCGTGATTTGCTTAAAGCGGCGGATGAGCAGATTGATTTTTCTAACTATGCAGTAGAAGGTGAAGTTCCATCCGTGTTTGTTGTACATGAAGGAACAGGGGCGGAATTCAGCCGCGATCCGGCGCAGTTCTGGTCGCATAAATGGGGACTTTTAAGTGCTCTGTACTATGGAAAGTACTATGAAACTGGATTCGTCGCTGCAGATAAAGACAGAGATGGAAAAGTTTCAGATGAAGAATGGGTAGCATGGCGAACTGCTGTTGATTCTGATCTAAAATATGATGGCGTCACAGTTAACACATATAACATCCAGCCGGGTATCGGCGGGAATGTCGCTGGGTACGATCTTGTAACAGACGGATACAAAGATGAACTGAAAGAAGGTCCGTTCCCAGCCCAGCCTGGCGTGTATGCACATGAATTCGGCCACGCACTCGGATTGCCTGACTACTATGATACAGAGTATGATTCTCAGGGAGTCGGTAACTACTCCATGATGGCCGGTGGCTCTTGGATGCGTTATCCGGATGCTGCACCATATTCCGGTAACTCGCCGACAGCTTTTGATCCATTCTCGAAAGTCTTCCTCGGTTGGGCTGAGCCAATTGAAGTGACGCCGGAAGAGGGTGTTCAGGAAATCACACTTCCGGCAATCAATGCAGCGACTGCTGAAAACGGCATCGTGAAGATGGAAGTTCCAGGTTCTAACGGAACTGAATACTTCCTGTTCGAAAACATTCAACAGGAAGGGTTCAACAAAGGCCTGATCCGTCAGGGAGCGGACTCTGAAGGACTTGTTGCATGGCATGTTGATGAAAACATTCTCAGCCTTTATCAAACTGAAGGAATGCGCATCAACAACGTAGAGAATTATATGAACAAGCGTTTCCAAAGCAACAAAACAGTAATTGCTCCAAATGGATATGAAGTGGATCACTATGGTCTGGCAGTCGTCCAGGCTGACGGTAATTACGATCTTGAGAAGTACGTAAACCGTGGCGACGCTGGTGACTTCTTCAACGAAGGTGAAGACCTTACACCTGTTTCCGGCAAAGCACACACTGGGTCGTACTACTTCTGGAAAGGCAACGGTTCAACACCGGCTGATTCCGGAATCCATGTAACAGATATCACAGAGAACGAAGACGGATCCATCTCTGCTAAGTTCTTCTATGATACAAACTCAAGTTCGAATGGCAAGAAGCAGTAA
- a CDS encoding DUF4181 domain-containing protein has translation MPYNLFDYIPWTRLLVLIAGIFLLQAVFNAGMRKILNIKKRKTFGYQYVNETHKERAATVRIILIIIFFLLLLWQVLTGFHFALFPLLPIVIPVTLAILQAYVEWKHGNSKKEAIQTLSEMGVVLLAAAALTFLLFPEIFV, from the coding sequence TTGCCTTATAATCTATTCGATTACATACCGTGGACCCGCCTGCTTGTATTGATAGCAGGGATATTCCTTTTGCAGGCAGTGTTCAATGCGGGGATGAGGAAGATACTGAATATTAAAAAACGGAAGACTTTCGGCTATCAATATGTCAATGAAACGCATAAGGAGCGGGCTGCGACAGTCAGAATTATTCTTATCATCATTTTTTTCCTTTTGCTTCTCTGGCAAGTGTTGACCGGTTTTCACTTTGCGCTGTTTCCCTTGTTGCCGATCGTCATTCCCGTTACATTAGCAATTCTGCAGGCATACGTGGAATGGAAGCACGGAAACAGTAAGAAGGAAGCGATTCAAACCTTGTCAGAAATGGGGGTTGTGCTTCTGGCTGCAGCGGCTTTGACATTCCTCCTGTTTCCGGAGATTTTTGTATAA
- a CDS encoding quinone oxidoreductase family protein — MKAVMVTEFGSADSMHYTEVDMPDVKAHDVLIRVEKTSVNFADIKSRYGKKGAQIPFIPGLDAAGVIEKVGADVQALRAGQRVIAFPKHGSYAEFVLASEQLVFPIPDGLDINTAAACPTVSFLSHRLLTNIADLQQGESVLIHAAAGGVGTTAIQLAKLLGAGQVIGTVGSYDKVEIVRANGADHIINYRKEDFAAAVNELTNGQGVDVILDSVAGEITETSLECLAPYGRLVQFGNSGGRAGTIKTNDLHASCRSVLGFSLGTTRKKRPYLLKETATQIFPLLADGRLKMNIGHEFTLREAADAHRLMENRLSTGKILLNVRNGE, encoded by the coding sequence ATGAAAGCAGTCATGGTGACCGAATTCGGAAGCGCGGATTCTATGCATTATACAGAAGTGGATATGCCTGATGTGAAAGCGCATGATGTGCTGATCCGGGTGGAGAAAACCAGCGTGAACTTTGCGGATATTAAATCCCGCTATGGGAAGAAAGGGGCACAAATTCCTTTTATTCCAGGACTTGATGCCGCAGGAGTTATTGAAAAAGTCGGAGCGGATGTACAAGCGTTGCGCGCTGGCCAGCGGGTCATCGCTTTTCCGAAACATGGATCTTATGCAGAATTCGTACTGGCATCAGAACAACTGGTTTTTCCGATTCCTGATGGCTTGGATATCAATACGGCAGCAGCTTGCCCGACGGTTTCTTTCTTATCTCACCGCTTATTGACCAATATCGCTGATTTGCAGCAGGGCGAATCGGTGTTGATTCATGCAGCTGCAGGAGGTGTAGGGACGACCGCTATCCAGTTGGCGAAGTTGCTTGGCGCCGGTCAAGTAATTGGGACAGTCGGAAGTTACGATAAGGTGGAGATCGTCCGTGCAAATGGAGCGGATCACATCATTAATTACCGTAAGGAGGATTTTGCGGCAGCAGTAAATGAACTTACGAATGGACAAGGCGTCGATGTTATTCTCGATTCAGTTGCCGGTGAAATCACAGAAACTAGCTTGGAATGCTTGGCTCCATATGGCCGGCTCGTGCAGTTTGGCAACTCAGGGGGTAGAGCAGGGACGATTAAAACTAATGATCTGCATGCAAGCTGTCGATCAGTGCTCGGGTTCAGCCTTGGAACAACAAGAAAAAAGCGGCCGTATTTATTGAAGGAGACAGCAACGCAGATATTCCCATTACTGGCGGATGGCCGGCTGAAGATGAACATCGGTCATGAATTCACCCTTCGCGAGGCGGCTGATGCACACCGGCTGATGGAAAACAGATTGAGCACAGGGAAGATCCTGCTGAATGTCCGAAATGGGGAATGA
- a CDS encoding sulfite oxidase-like oxidoreductase translates to MNKAERIKRTRVPVTDPALGDRLPPGQVLTERFPVLHEGDVPEYDLNTWTLKVWGHGGEEIILSYEDILGMPQTTVTRDIHCVTRWSRFDNTFTGVKFQDLLKEIGVTPTSEYLMLHGDYDYTANVALSDLDCEDVLLAHSLDGEPLTAKHGFPLRFVVPHLYFWKSVKWIRGIEFIGENQPGFWEQNGFHINGDPFKEERFSGEDLDIPEDEWEKKEFD, encoded by the coding sequence TTGAATAAAGCTGAACGCATTAAACGCACCCGGGTTCCGGTGACCGATCCGGCACTCGGCGATCGGTTGCCGCCGGGCCAGGTATTAACAGAGCGGTTCCCGGTCCTCCATGAAGGTGACGTTCCGGAATATGATTTGAACACGTGGACGCTGAAAGTATGGGGACATGGCGGTGAGGAAATCATATTGTCGTATGAAGATATTCTCGGAATGCCACAGACGACAGTGACTCGGGATATTCACTGTGTAACGCGCTGGTCCCGTTTTGATAATACGTTTACGGGCGTGAAGTTTCAGGATTTGCTGAAGGAAATCGGCGTCACGCCGACCAGTGAATACCTCATGCTTCATGGCGATTACGATTATACAGCAAATGTGGCGCTGAGTGATTTGGACTGTGAGGATGTGCTGCTGGCACATTCACTCGACGGAGAACCATTGACGGCAAAGCATGGCTTCCCACTGCGGTTCGTCGTACCTCACCTCTATTTCTGGAAAAGTGTAAAGTGGATTCGCGGAATCGAATTTATTGGAGAAAATCAGCCTGGCTTTTGGGAACAGAACGGATTCCATATTAATGGAGATCCATTTAAAGAAGAACGGTTTTCAGGGGAAGATTTGGATATCCCGGAAGATGAATGGGAAAAGAAAGAATTTGACTGA
- a CDS encoding DUF3934 family protein: MAKAKGKGGTGRGTGKKGWTRWQTGANKAKTKPYVSKRTKKAAESKADSRKNDSSD, encoded by the coding sequence ATGGCGAAAGCGAAAGGAAAAGGCGGGACTGGCCGGGGAACAGGCAAGAAAGGCTGGACCCGCTGGCAGACCGGCGCTAACAAGGCGAAAACGAAGCCCTATGTAAGTAAGCGAACGAAAAAGGCGGCCGAATCGAAAGCCGACAGCCGCAAAAACGATTCGTCGGATTAA
- a CDS encoding DEAD/DEAH box helicase family protein, giving the protein MKLVLLFGPQAVGKMMVGQELEKLTGLKLFHNHMTIDLLHPFFGFSKEMWRLSGMFREEIFKSVASSELEGLIFTYVWAFDLEEDWAFIQKLTGIFEEAGADVCFVELEADVAERLIHNNTPNRLTHKPTKRNLAESEGNLKETMEKHRLNSREGEIQRASYLRINNTNLSASETAELIQSRFAL; this is encoded by the coding sequence ATGAAACTTGTACTTCTATTCGGCCCGCAGGCGGTCGGTAAAATGATGGTCGGCCAGGAATTGGAAAAGCTGACTGGTCTGAAATTATTCCATAATCATATGACCATCGATCTGCTGCATCCGTTCTTTGGCTTCAGCAAAGAAATGTGGCGGCTATCCGGAATGTTCCGGGAAGAAATTTTCAAATCAGTTGCATCCAGCGAGCTTGAAGGACTGATTTTCACCTATGTGTGGGCGTTTGATCTGGAAGAGGATTGGGCATTCATCCAGAAACTGACCGGCATTTTTGAAGAGGCAGGAGCTGATGTCTGTTTTGTGGAATTGGAAGCGGATGTGGCTGAACGATTAATACATAACAATACACCGAACCGGCTGACGCATAAACCGACGAAACGGAATCTTGCAGAATCGGAAGGTAATCTGAAAGAGACGATGGAGAAACACCGGCTGAACTCACGGGAAGGCGAAATTCAGCGGGCCAGCTATCTCCGGATTAATAACACCAACCTGTCTGCATCAGAGACCGCTGAATTGATTCAGAGCCGGTTCGCATTATGA